tttattttatgtaAATAACATTGTAAGATATATTGTTCGACAGAtactattaaataataaaaatatcagtATATGATGTAAAATtgtaaatttgtgttttatcagaTTTAAGTTAGGGGTGTCAATTGGGTGGTTGGGTTGGGTgggtttcgggtcaacccgcgaatttttttattttttttccaacCCGAACCTGACCCGAACCCGAAGCAACTCGAAAACCCCCAACCCGAACACAAACCCGTATAACCCAACTCAACCCGCCTAACccgaatattatttatttttttaaaacaataattaaaaaaatttgaaaaaataaaaataataatatgtcaTATACTAACATTTCTAATAATATCCTCACAAGTTTCTCATTAAGAATGTGTAATATTGTGATTGTGTCTAATAGAATTTTAGTTATCTATGTgtagtattaatttttaaatacaataattagataaatattcaaaacacataatgataataataacatTTAAGAGTTCGAACAACGCTTGATAAAAGAAAACGGTGCATGTAAATCTTTGCAGCAAACATATGATTGAGACATCTTGGATCCTTCTGTAGAATCTTTTTGTTGTATTTGCTGGGAGCTCATAAATCAAAACTTTTAACCTTCCAACCGGGTCATCTTCCAAAACATAACCGGCACTTCCTGAGATTCAATTGATAGACATATTAAGCATGATTATAAGTTCAAGTTAACATTATCTCAAAAGAAGTTGAAGCTTGTCAACTGAACTAGTAGATATatgttcaaatttaaaaaaaaaaattgagaattACCCAGCCAGGTGTTTTTTATCCTAACAGTTTGATGTCATGTCAATTCAAACAGTACGAGTTATTCTTTCTACTGGGAATACCTTTAGAATTTTAACAAATTGAAGAGCTAGCAACAAAGTATAAAACATGACAATGGGGCATGCACTCATTTTTTTCGTAGAACACAAATCAATTTTTGGAAAACACATTTCAAAACAATCGAATATATGTGCACTTTAAATTAACTCCCAAAGTAGTCCAAAACAGACTCTCTAACACAAATACCCAGAAGAATTGCTTCATAGGTTTTAACAACAGCTTGCACAAAAACAAAACCCGTTAACTTACCATTAGCAGCTTTATGATCTAATGAATACATACAAATACCCAGAAGACATGCTTCAATCATCCGTTGCAGCATTGTTTGATCCAGCATCctcatttataaataaattcatAACATTTTCAATCAAATCATCCAACCTCACCCTCAGTACTTTCTACAAAAATAAGATAttagtaaaacagataaatttaaaatgaaaataacaAGAAGAATCACTAACCTTTCTGTCCAACTAACCAATCTCTACAACAAACCAACGCCTCAACAACATCAGGCTTTATTGCACTACGATATTGGTCAAGTATCCTACCATCCCTACtaaaagctgattcagaagcaacTGTAGAAATTGGAACACTCAAAATATCTCTGGCCATTTGTGCAAGTTCAGGATACCTAAATGGGTAAGCTTTCCAAAATGCAAGAACATCACAATTTGAAGATCTGTCAATTTTTGGTtcatccaaataaagatccaatTGACTCTTTTGAACTCTGTCATTTAATTCTGTTATTTGAAATGTGTCAAATTCCTACATCATAAATTAAATGTATTGGTAACGAAAAGTAAAAAATAgtgagaaaaagaaaaaattatcaTAAATACCTTGAAAACATCCATGCATCCACTGTCTGAATTTAGAGGAAGAGAAGCATTATCGTCAATGCCACTGTGAGAACTCGTAGATGTGTTGCTACTACTAGATTTAGAAGCAAGACCCATATATTCCTCAAACAAAGAAACTAATTTAGACTTCACCAGACTCAATTCGTTGCTACCATGTCCGTATAACTTGTTGTAACAAAACTCAATAAACTGCATCTTGAACCTCGGATCAACTATCATAGCAATGGACAACAAAATGTTATAAATCTTTCTAGTACTTGTCAAATTTCTGAAACATCTGATTGGCCATTGATCTCATGAAATCATCAGAGCTTTGCAAGGCTTGACTTAATGTCAATTGAACCCTAAAGACACAAGGAAAATAAAGGTTGGCCGTAGGATATTTCACCCCAGAAAACAAAGTTGTTGTCTCATAGAAAACCTCAAgaaatttgcatatttttcatcttGAACCCACTCGTCAACCAATGGACAGTGTGTGAAATTAGTATCAGTCAATTTCAAATGATTAAAAGCACGTCGATAATATATGGCACTAGAAAGCATCAAATACGTAGAATTCCATCTAGTAGGAACATCTTGCCTAAGTGATTTCTTATGATCCAGCGAAGTTTGGGTAACAGATTCTACAAACTTTTTCTTTCTCACTTGACTGCCTTTTACATACTTTACACATTCACGAATCTTATCAACGGAATGATCAATTATTTTCAAACCTTCTTGGACAATTAAATTAAGAATGTGTGCACAACAACGCACATGCAAAAACTCGCCACCATTCACTAATGAACAATTTAAACTAAGATGATCCCTTAAAAGGCCAACAAACACATCATTTGCAGCGGCATTGTCCAACGTAATTGTGAAACCTTTCTCTGAATTCCCCAAGCATTGAATAAGCTATTGATTTTATCACACAATGCAATACCAGAGTGAGGTGGAGGTATGTAAGAGAAGTTGATAATCTTTTTTTGCAATACCCAATTAGAATCAATGAAATGCGATGTCAAACATACATAGCCATCAGTGGCAATAGAAGTCCACAAATCGGAAGTGAAACAAATTTTTCCAGGGCATGAACGCATTTCTTGAGCTAGTCTATTGTATTCATTTTTATGCATCTTGAGAATATCAGTCCTCGCACTGTTTCTAGTGAAATGATTGACTTGAGGTTCCAAATATGTAAAAATTGATCTAATTGCCTCATATTCCACAAACTGAAACGGTAAATCATGTCACACAATTGATAATATTAGCAACTCTCTAAATCTTTCTTGGCTGAACTTTTGTGACCTTATGGCAAGACTTTTATCGCCTTGTTCTAACAAAGTCTGAGCAATATCACGAGTTCTCTGTCTAGGACACTGTTTGAGAATATGACGTTGGAGATTACCTGTCCACATGCTACTGTCGGCTTTATACGTAGTCCCACATGCTTTACATTTGCAACGCTTTTCTTCTCCTGCTACTTCTAGAATCATCTCAAAATATTGCCACCATTGTGATTTTAAAGGTCTCTTTCGTTTAACACTTCCGGAGGCCCGACCTTGCAAGTTATTACCTGTTTCTTCATCAACATCTAAATCCAACACATGTACACCCTCCACACTATCCTCCTCGTGAACAAGACCAATTGGTTTTGAACTCATTTTATCAAttaaaaggcataacaatattATTAGCTACaagcaaaaaattaaaaattcctTCAAAACAAGTCACAACATGAGAAAAATAAACAACGCACTGATGTAAATATGTGGGGTATAAATCATAGGAGGAAGCCAATGCACAATTGCAGCTAAATTAAAGCATCGTAGTTGGTTAGCATATTCTGAGAAAATTGTGGACTACAGTGGAACGCCTAAGCTTTCGTCTCAACTAATTATCCAATTGGGTGCTAGCTAGAGATATATTAAGCTGGTGAAACATTTACATCACTAAATTAGCAGGCTGGTTTATTAACCAATGGAAGATTACTACTCCAACCTGTATATATCACTGATGTAAATACGTGGGGGTATAAATCATAGGAGGAAGCCACCTAAGAAAACATGATGTCCTAATCCTTCACAATTAAGATTTGCACACGCTCATTAGTACTAGCCAACTGCCAACAGGATATATGGTAGGTCGTTGGATTAATTTTGGTAATAAATACAgggaaaatgattttatttttcacCGACTTTTcacatttttttttcatatttcagCTATATCCCAATGTAGAGTTCTAAAATTGATAATATGTCGATGTCATTATAACTTGAAATTAAAAGAGTAGCAAAATTAAAGTTTGCCGAATTAATACTCAAATTCAGGACAAATTAGTAGACTAATTAAACACTTATTTCCATAGAAACGATTTTTGCTCATTTTGTATGAAAACTTGAAACAATAATTGAGATGATTGAGAGAAGGTCCGAGTGTAGTCAAGTAATTAACTGGATATcaaacaaataaaatcaaaagatTGACCCATTTGTAACAGATTTTGAATTTCAGCATATAAAaagttttgaataaaaaaatgaaaatgaggAAATAAGTCAGAGAAAGTGGTCTGTATTGTCATATTTGGCTAAATATTTAACAAAACTCACTTCGTTCACCTGGATGGCTGGAAGAGTAGCAGATTAGCCGTGAAGGGTTTCACTTGGACTCTTGAGTGAGAAGCGGAGAAAGATACATCATATGCCTGGAGGCTGGACGAGATAGATATGAGAAGTCAACAAGGGTTAATCTTTAGATACATTAGAGAATTAATGGGTTGGGCTTTATTTTAGTTTAGAAAGGGAGAAACCATGGGCCTAGAAAATAGTTGTGTAAATTGTAAaactttctttttaaaaaaaaacatgatggGTCGGGTGGGTCGGGTGGGTTCGGTTCACTGGGTGACCTGATATTTTTTGCAGGTCAACTCGGGTCAACCCGAACCCACCCAGGAATTTTTTTTTCGGGTTTGCATTCGGGTCCGACTTGTTTTGACCCGAACCTGAAAATCATAAAACCAAACCCGATATTTTTCGTGTCGTCCTGTGTCGGGTTAGCGTGTCGGGTTCATTTTTGAAACCCCTAGTTTAAGTGTTGTGTCAAATGTTGTAACATTTAaaacaacatgcagcggaatattatattttataacacaaattgactttaaataaatagatggacaagattaaatttgcacaagtataaatatttgtgaggtgCCTTATGACAAATATTAATCACTAGAAATCAAATCGTTTACAAAGACTTATCACTAGTGATTACAACTAAAGACAATTTTTTCAACACGTTGATAAAATAAAAGCTTTCTAAAACAACCACGAATACTAAAACATGAATAAGAAAGCAATAAAACATGATGCCAAAAGAGGAGCCACGAAAACAATCTTCAGCCAACTTCGTTACGGATGTTGTCTGCAGATGTCCCCAACATTCACGGCAACACGCGATCACCACTCTTCAAATCAGCACAATCCTTGATAACTTATTTCTCTTGATGTTCACGGCGTGCACAAGTACATATATGTATGTTCGTGTGGGAAGAAGCCTTTTTCCAGTGTCCTTGATCTCTTATTTATAGCTGTAGACTTTTTCTCCTCAAGGAAACCTATCACACAAGGAAATTAAGagtttaattaaatataaacttttttaaacattaataccATTTCtcattgtttaattaaatataaactttttttaaacattaataccATTTCTCATTacatcataatcataaataGCATATCTAAAATATGTTTGCTTAATTATCTCATTATCTTAGAAAGGAAAAATccatattaaatattatactcaattaaatcaacaagtaaaatatattgttagagaaataatttaaatcaagaAATATATTAACTAAATTCGGAAATATTATTTTCCTtcaatctccccttttttgtcTTTTTTCGACAAAATGAGATCAAACCCATTTATCCTTGTTTAGCTCAAATCATCTCCCCCTGAGTTAGAGAATTTTTCTCCCCCTGAATAAAATAACGTTAGCACGGGTGTTGTTAGAATTCTTGGCACCACTTGAGACAACACCTGCACCATTTCATTAGCATTTTACTGAGTAAATACATCAGGCGCAGAAACAACACATAAACAGAAACAGTAGTAAAAAAAGCAGCCAAGATAAAAAATAAACTCTTAACCAAAACCCTTAATTCCCCTCATCCTCTTCATCACTATCGTCTTCTTCATGATCAGCCTCATTGTCCTCATCATCATCCTTGGTCCCTGATGGACCAGCTTCTGTTTGatcatctccccctttttgtcctgAAAAGACCATTGCATGTAAAAAGAGCCCGTGGTTGGCCACCAGATCCTTATAATAAACAATGTCTGCTTTAGCTTGGAGGATCTTGGTCAGTGCATGATCGATCTGAGCTTAAATTTCAGCTACTGTGCACTTCACGAAGCCATCGGCTGGTGGGAAGCATTATAAAGATATAAATAGATTTATCTCAAAGGGAAATAAAGAATGGATGTTGCAAAATAAATAGAGGGTTTCCTTACTGGGCTTTATAGTGAGATTCTCTTTCTTCTAAAGCCCCTATTTCTGAACGTAGTGATGCTACCTCCACAGCAGTTAATACAACCTgcgagttttaaaatttttagtagTCATAAACTAAAAATTGCATTGCCAAATGATTATCTGTCAAGCGTTCATGAGCAATCTTGAATGGTTCACCAAGGTCAGATAATTCCTCACTGACATCTCTAACCAAACCTTGGGAGATAAGAAGCTCATAGATCAGACTGGGAAAAGGTAGCTTCGACGCTTTCAGACCACCCTCAGCATATTGAAGCACTGTGTTGAACACGAGCTTCCCAAAGTTGAAGAACCCATTTGTTCCAATGGAGTATAGCACTAATGCTTGGTGTCGTGTGACAACAGTGGTGTTGGTGGAGGGTTTCAAATTCCGAACAGACAGCTTGTGAAGCACTGagtaaaaaaaaagttaaatttGCTGCAGATAACTTCTGTGGATGAGTTGGAAAGTGAGTAACAAGGCCCCCAGTGAGTGTGGAAGCTACTAGATGAATGTCGGGGGTAAGACCATCCCCATCCTCTGCAGGAGTCTGATAATGAGAATTGATGGCTTTAGGGCTAAACTCAAAGACGTTGTTGCGAACAAACACTTTCCCATATTTCGTAGATCGTTCATCACCCACTCCAGGTGAGAGGTTCGAGTAAAACTCCAGTACAGGCCGTCGGCAAAACGGTGAGACTGCTGAGGCTGTTGAGAGCAGAGAGTAGTGTTTCAGGAAGGAAATCGGATTATGCCTCTCAAAAACATTAGTGTCGATGTTCTTTTCCTCGATGACGTCGCGATTCGCATAAAATGCCACTGAGCAACTGAGTGCTCAGTATATAATTTGGTAGAGAAGGTATTGCCCAAGTCATAGTCACTGAGGTCCGTGTTGTCCTCAGTGTTGGCAACATCATCAGCGACATCCTGTTTAGTAGACCCATGTTCTTCAGAGACGATATCTTCCTCAGCAGGCTTGTCAGTAGGACTCCTGGATTCAGTAGAACTTCCAGAATCTTGGGAAGTAACAGGAACAACAGAAGTTTCGGCTTTTTGATTACTCAACTTGGCCATAAATTGGGCCAACATGATTTCCTCTTCTGTAGATGGTGAGGGCTTTGAAGGAGGAACAGGGGGTGCGATCTCATCAGATTCAGTGCCTTCACTGAACGATGTATTGCAGTCCTTAGGTGGAGGAACAGTCTTCTTTCGAGCCACAAATTTGTAGTCGCCATCATTTGAGTAATCTCATGATGTTTCAGCAGGATCTATTAGTGATGGGCGAGTGGAGGGCTGGCCCTTGTAGCGAAACCTCTTTCCGGGAGTTAGATCGGGGTTGTACCCAACCTGTCTCTTTGATCTTCTCACTTGTGATTGCGGAGGATCAGTGAACATAGGTGGGTTGTCGATGTCCACTGGATTTCCCGATTCTCTGGGAGCAATAACCTCCAAAGGTTCAGGAGTTAGAACAGCCGGTGTGATTTGCAGATTCTGAGCCGTGGGTGTTACTTCAGATGTTGCGGAAGTTGGGGCAACATCCTCTGTATGACCAATTCACTTCGTATATCATGGGGATCAAAACCCTTTCCTGCCATTGAATCACAGTAGATTTGTAAAAACAAATGAGGAATATAGACGAACAACAGACAAATTGCAGTACGATGAGAGAAATTTCACAGTAGGAAAATCCGAGAGGTTGAAACACTAATAGGTAGATAATGATGAGTTAGGTTTTGTAAATCCAGAAGATAAGCATGAATGAACAATGCAACGGTAAAAAAAATCAGTAATCGATTAAATCTAACGGAAAAACGAAtcggtaaaaaaaaaatatagtcgTTAATCCTTTCAGGCAATTACTGAGATGATTTTCGCAcaatattatttcaaaaattccagAAATAGACCCACATAGAATTTAAACTCCACTAGACATGAAAGATCAGTGAAATTCGAAGTTTAGCAAAGATTGAGTTTTCATCGAATTCTTCTTTTGTTGAAATACTCGTATCCATATGACTCGACAATATTCACAatgatatgtttatgcatgacctATTTGTGCCTAATAACTAATGTAACagtaatgaaaaaaaatatgagaa
This Primulina eburnea isolate SZY01 chromosome 2, ASM2296580v1, whole genome shotgun sequence DNA region includes the following protein-coding sequences:
- the LOC140824284 gene encoding zinc finger BED domain-containing protein RICESLEEPER 2-like, with the protein product MSSKPIGLVHEEDSVEGVHVLDLDVDEETGNNLQGRASGSVKRKRPLKSQWWQYFEMILEVAGEEKRCKCKACGTTYKADSSMWTGNLQRHILKQCPRQRTRDIAQTLLEQGDKSLAIRNSARTDILKMHKNEYNRLAQEMRSCPGKICFTSDLWTSIATDGYLIQCLGNSEKGFTITLDNAAANDVFVGLLRDHLSLNCSLVNGGEFLHVRCCAHILNLIVQEGLKIIDHSVDKIRECVKYVKGSQVRKKKFVESVTQTSLDHKKSLRQDVPTRWNSTYLMLSSAIYYRRAFNHLKLTDTNFTHCPLVDEWVQDEKYANFLRCFRNLTSTRKIYNILLSIAMIVDPRFKMQFIEFCYNKLYGHGSNELSLVKSKLVSLFEEYMGLASKSSSSNTSTSSHSGIDDNASLPLNSDSGCMDVFKEFDTFQITELNDRVQKSQLDLYLDEPKIDRSSNCDVLAFWKAYPFRYPELAQMARDILSVPISTVASESAFSRDGRILDQYRSAIKPDVVEALKVLRVRLDDLIENVMNLFINEDAGSNNAATDD